TGACCCAGTCCATAAGAATGAATAAGTTCATTAAATAATTTTTGTGCCTTTTTTGCTGTTGCTGGATCTGTGATGTGCGCTAGTTCTTGCAGCATTTTTTTCCTTCCTTCTGCATGAAATGGATCTACGTTATGCTGTTTTAAGTAAGTGGTTATCTGTTCGGCCTCTTGAGTCGTTAAAGAAAACCCATATTGTTTTCCATAGTAAATTATTTCCTGAACAGACAGTTGTTTTAACTTCTTTTGAATGATATCTTTAATGAAATTTGCCATCCCTTTAACTCCCTTTAAAACGTTCTACATTACTATATGTTTTACGGGGTGTAAACTCAACTTGTCCTTATTAATTTTCACTATATACAAGCCTTTCCAATTAATAACACCTGTAAAATTGATAAAAAAACATAAGCTAAGTGTGTACCTCAAATGAAAAAGGAGGTCTCATACGATGGATCAATATCCGAATAGAGGAATGAAGGATGTTGAAGAACCACCGAATTATGGTGAAGAAAGAAAAAACCAAGATTTCGTTGGTGTTGAACCAGACAGCTCAAGGGATGAAGAATTTGCTACTGAAATAACTGCAGATGATGTAGGCTCAGAAGTAAATGAAGATATCGATGGAAATACAACCTTTGGATGGGTTGGTATTGCGTTATCCATTATTTCGTTTTTTATCTGGCCAATCATTTTTGGTACTGCAGGTATTGTTCTTGGATTTATGTCCAGGAGCAGAGGTGCAGATGCATTAGGGAACATTGCGATAGCAGCAGGAGCAGTCTCCATTCTTATCACTTTGTTTATTTTACCATTTGTTTAAAGGAAGGGCGCTTGCTCCTTCCTGTTTTTTTGTCAACCATGAGAACGTTGTAAAATATCCTCCTAAAGAATATTAAAAAGGCAGCGTGTAGAATTCTGACACGTGGGGAATGAAAGGTATAAATGGACTTGCGTACATTTGTTTGTCTAATAATATTTAGGAAAATAGTATATTTCACCCGGCGATAGGGAAAAGGGGTCTGAGTTAGGGTTACTTAATTGGAAATCACTTAAAATCCGATTTACATCTAAATCTTGATGTAATTGAGGGTTTATCCGCTCCACAATAGAAAGAACGGTATCATCTGGCTGTACTTTAATAGGGATAACATGATAAATAGTAGAAGAGGAGGAGGCATCACGAACAACCTCATCTTCTTTTTGGGAATGGATATTTTCTTGCGTGATATCCTGATAAATAATATAA
This genomic interval from Virgibacillus pantothenticus contains the following:
- a CDS encoding DUF2624 domain-containing protein — encoded protein: MANFIKDIIQKKLKQLSVQEIIYYGKQYGFSLTTQEAEQITTYLKQHNVDPFHAEGRKKMLQELAHITDPATAKKAQKLFNELIHSYGLGHLFR